Within the Fischerella sp. PCC 9605 genome, the region CTGGACAGTCAGGGATTGACACTTATCAAGCAGAGGAAATCTCCACTAGTTTGATATAACTAGATAACTGCTTGCAGAGGCTGTTTTTCATAAGCAATTGCCCCCAACGTTTTCAGCGTAGCAATCGTTGCAGCAGTCAAACCTGTAACCCCCCTGATATTCATTCCCTCATAGAATTTCTTAGCTTTCAAAGTTTTTAAGCACTGATTCGCACTAATATCCCAAAGTCGAATTGTATCATCAGCGCTGCTGCTAGCCAGAGTTTGATTATCTGGACTAAAGGCAACTGACCACACCCAAGCCGAATGCCCACGTAAAGTTCTTTTGCATGCACCTGTATCTACATCCCATAACTTAACTGTGTAATCAGGACTGCTACTAGCTAGGGTCTGACCGTCACGACTAAAGACAACTGCTTTGACGATACCATTTGTACAAACCTCGAAAGTTTTGAGACAAGCACCGGTGCTGACGCTCCACAATCGGATTGTTCCGTCATAACTAGCACTTGCCAGCAGTTCACCATCTGGACTAAAAGCAATTGACCAAACCCAATTTGTATGTCCCTCTAACGTTCCTTGACACTCACCAGTGCTGACATCCCACAACTTGACTGTCTGATCCCATGCACCACTCGCCAGCATCCTGCCTTGGGGACAAAAGGCAACTGATTGGATTGCAGCACGATGTCCCTGAAAAGTTTGCAAGGCTTGACCTGTGTTGACATCCCACAACCTCACCGTTTGATCTTCACTACCACTTGCCAGTTTTTGCCCATCTGGACTGAAAGCAATTGACTGGATGGCAGCACGATGTCCCTGGAAAATTTGCAAGGCTTGACCTGTGTTGACATCCCACAACCTCACTGTGCGATCGTCACTACCACTTGCCAGTTTTTGCCCATCTGGACTAAAGGCAACCGATCGAACCACAGCACGATGTCCTTGGAAACTTTGCAAGGTTTGACCCGTATTAACATCCCACAATCTCACCGTGCGATCGTGACTGCCACTTGCCAACGTCTGACCATCCGGACTGTAAGCAACTGACCAGACCTGGCTGGTATATCCACTGAGAGTTTTAAGACATTGAGCAGTGCTAACGTTCCATAGCCTCACTGTCTGGTCGTCACTGCCACTAGCGAGAAGATCCGCTTGCGGATTAAAGACGACAGAAAATACCCAACCGGAATGTCCCTGAAGAGTTTTAAGACATTGACCAGTGCTAACGCTCCATAGCCTCACTGTCTGATCGAGACTAGCACTAGCGATGAGATCGCCTTGAGGACAAATGTCAACTGACCAAACCGCCGCACGATGCCCCTGTAAAGTTTTGATGCATTCACCAGTGGCAACATCCCACAACTTCACTGTCTGATCATCACTGCAACTCACTAGTGTCCGATCATTAGAATTGATAGTGATTGACCGTATCCCATCATCATGCCCCTGTAGAATTTTGATGCATTCACCAGTATCAACATCCCACAACCTAATTGTGTTGTCATCGCTGCCACTTGCTAGCGTCCGTCCATCTCGACTAAAGGCAACTGATATTACCCAACTTGTGTGTCCCTGGAAAGTTTTTAAGCATTTTCCAGTTTGAATACTCCATAACTTCATTGTGTGGTCATTACTGCCACTTACTAATGTTTTACCATCGGGACTAAAGGCTACCGACCAAACCTCATTATCATGTTCTCGAAAGGTTTGCAGGCATTGACCTGTACCAACATCCCACAGTTTCACCGTACAGTCACTACTTCCGCTAGCAAGGATACTACCATCTGGACTAAAGGCTAGTGACGGAACCCAGTTACTATGTCCCTTACAGGTCAAAAGTTGTTTCCAATCCGTAACTTGTCGCAAGCGAATCTCACCATTGGTATCCCCCGTAGCCAAAAGTTTACCATCAGGGCTAAAAGCTACCGAGGAAATACCGCCGAAGGTTTCAGCAAAAACAGACTTAGCTAGATTAGCGTTTTGGAAATTGACATCGTGCAATTTCACATTCCGCAAGTCTGCTTGCCAAACAGTGAGATGAGAAAAATCATAGCCACTTAAATCTGTCTCTAGCTGACAAAGCAAATTAAGAATATTTCCACCCGTGTACCCTGGTTCTTGCGGGGATTCTTCTCGCAGCCTTGCTAAAATTTTGGTTAATTGGTTTTCAATGCCTCTTTTGCTTCTAAAAACAGTAAGTAGTCCATTTCTAACTGGTTTGAGGATGAGGCGAATTTGAGCCTCCTTTATGTAGTCTTTCGCTGTTGCCTTCATCAGAGCGTGGCATCTAAAAAGCTCGATATTCTCAGATGCAATCTCTTCACAGACTCGTTCTATCAATACCTGAGTCACATATTCCATGACTACAGGTTGTTGGGTGAAAGTAGCTGCGCTTTTCTCAACGAGCGATCGCCTCACTAGAGATTCCAAAGCCTCCACTAATTTTTGTGGTGGTATTGGTGATATAATGTCTTCCCGTAATGCTGATAGCGAAATTGGCTCACGATTGATCGCAAGCCAATACATTATTTCGGCTTCTAAATCTGATAAGCGCTCAAACTGCTGATCTAAGAGATCGCGAATGTCTCCAAAAACTGCTGGATTTTGTTGCAAAAATTCAGTCACGTTACCATCAAAGACATCTTCTATGGTTGTAGCAACTATTTTCAAAGCTAATGGATTACCCGCATAGAGTGTAATAATTGCTTCCCATTCTGCCTCTGTAGCAGATAGTCCTTTGACTTTAAAAATTTCCTGTCCTTCAGCTACCTTCAATCCACCTAATTGTAGGGAGCGAACAGGTAACGTTTGTCCTTTGAGTAATGCTATTTCTTTCGGTTTTTCTCTACTAGTCAGCAATAAGCAGCTTTGGTGAGTTGCTTCTCCTAGTTGTCTGAAAAGCTCACCATACCCCTCATAGCCTTCTCGATATTGTCCAGCTCGATTGCCACTGCGGAGAACTGACTCTACATTATCAAGTATCACCAGACAGCGGTAATTGCGTAGATAATGGAGTAGTCGCGCTATTCTATCACTTAAATTATCTGATAAATTTGTTTCTGTTTCCTGATCGTCGGATAAAACTTGGATCAGGTTAGCGAGAACAGCATTAGCTGGTGGTGCTTCTCGTAGCGATCGCCAAACCACATACTCAAAATCTTCCTGAATCTGTTGAGCAAGCTTTATAGACAAAGACGTTTTACCAATACCACCCATTCCTAATAGTGCCACCAATCGGCAGTGCTCATCGAGAATCCATTGCTCTAATGTGGTAATTTCTTCTTTACGTCCGTAAAAAACTGATGTACAAGTAGAATTACCCCAATATATGCGGCTATTTGAGCTTAAATAGTCATTATTATCTATTTTTAAACCAAAAACTGAAAATAGCTTTTCCAGAGTTTTTTTATCTACTCCTCCTTCGCGATTCAGTACTTTCGAGATTGTACTGGGGTATAATCCAGATAGTGTACTCATTTCTTCAAGAGTATAGCTATTGCCAAATTTTTGCTCTGTTTCTGCTCTACGCTTTGCCTCCTGAAGTTTTTGTAAACCCCTAGTAGTCAGTGCCACACCACGCTTACGTCTCCAATTCTGTACAACCATATATAAAAGATGCAGTTAATAACTGAATATAGATTTTGTTAACTTTTCAACCGAATAAAGACTTTACCTTTACTAGTTTATTTATATAAGCACAAAATATGCGCTTCTTGAAATTAGCACATGCATTTTAGGAATTGGCTTTATATTTTTTAATTCTG harbors:
- a CDS encoding NB-ARC domain-containing protein, whose protein sequence is MVVQNWRRKRGVALTTRGLQKLQEAKRRAETEQKFGNSYTLEEMSTLSGLYPSTISKVLNREGGVDKKTLEKLFSVFGLKIDNNDYLSSNSRIYWGNSTCTSVFYGRKEEITTLEQWILDEHCRLVALLGMGGIGKTSLSIKLAQQIQEDFEYVVWRSLREAPPANAVLANLIQVLSDDQETETNLSDNLSDRIARLLHYLRNYRCLVILDNVESVLRSGNRAGQYREGYEGYGELFRQLGEATHQSCLLLTSREKPKEIALLKGQTLPVRSLQLGGLKVAEGQEIFKVKGLSATEAEWEAIITLYAGNPLALKIVATTIEDVFDGNVTEFLQQNPAVFGDIRDLLDQQFERLSDLEAEIMYWLAINREPISLSALREDIISPIPPQKLVEALESLVRRSLVEKSAATFTQQPVVMEYVTQVLIERVCEEIASENIELFRCHALMKATAKDYIKEAQIRLILKPVRNGLLTVFRSKRGIENQLTKILARLREESPQEPGYTGGNILNLLCQLETDLSGYDFSHLTVWQADLRNVKLHDVNFQNANLAKSVFAETFGGISSVAFSPDGKLLATGDTNGEIRLRQVTDWKQLLTCKGHSNWVPSLAFSPDGSILASGSSDCTVKLWDVGTGQCLQTFREHDNEVWSVAFSPDGKTLVSGSNDHTMKLWSIQTGKCLKTFQGHTSWVISVAFSRDGRTLASGSDDNTIRLWDVDTGECIKILQGHDDGIRSITINSNDRTLVSCSDDQTVKLWDVATGECIKTLQGHRAAVWSVDICPQGDLIASASLDQTVRLWSVSTGQCLKTLQGHSGWVFSVVFNPQADLLASGSDDQTVRLWNVSTAQCLKTLSGYTSQVWSVAYSPDGQTLASGSHDRTVRLWDVNTGQTLQSFQGHRAVVRSVAFSPDGQKLASGSDDRTVRLWDVNTGQALQIFQGHRAAIQSIAFSPDGQKLASGSEDQTVRLWDVNTGQALQTFQGHRAAIQSVAFCPQGRMLASGAWDQTVKLWDVSTGECQGTLEGHTNWVWSIAFSPDGELLASASYDGTIRLWSVSTGACLKTFEVCTNGIVKAVVFSRDGQTLASSSPDYTVKLWDVDTGACKRTLRGHSAWVWSVAFSPDNQTLASSSADDTIRLWDISANQCLKTLKAKKFYEGMNIRGVTGLTAATIATLKTLGAIAYEKQPLQAVI